From the Brassica napus cultivar Da-Ae chromosome A8, Da-Ae, whole genome shotgun sequence genome, one window contains:
- the LOC106396580 gene encoding protein GRAVITROPIC IN THE LIGHT 1-like, protein METVKPRAVAPKGKFRRTFAKVLNIHKLTGVAPDVKKIKLDSKNANISESFYKLEEEYERRLSLEALLAKLFATVSTIKAGYAQLQHSQSPYDAIGIQKADNLVVSELKTLSELKQCFLKKQMDPNPERTLVLAEIQELRSLLKTYEVMGRKLESQCKLKDSEILFLREKLEETTKQNKLTEKRLNQSGQLCNPLDNLHLSALNPTHFVAYLNHTVKSIRGFVKLMVQQMKLAGWDLSMAANSIQPGVVYYKQDHKCFAFEHFVSNVMFEAFHLPHFSTDSRSFKKQSKTEREAFFERFTELKSMKARDYFNARPRSRFARFCRAKFLQVIHPKMEEAFFGHTHLRNQVSAGVFPETSLCSGFLEMAKRVWLLHCLALSFEHEAEIFRVQKGCRFSEVYMKSVAEEALEETEQPRVAFTVVPGFRVGNSLVQCEVYLSGS, encoded by the coding sequence ATGGAGACTGTGAAACCAAGGGCTGTTGCTCCCAAGGGTAAATTCAGACGCACGTTTGCCAAAGTTCTCAACATTCACAAGCTAACCGGTGTTGCTCCAGATGTGAAGAAGATAAAGTTGGATTCCAAGAATGCCAATATCTCTGAGTCTTTCTACAAGCTTGAGGAAGAGTATGAGAGACGTCTATCCTTAGAAGCTCTTCTTGCGAAGCTGTTTGCTACTGTTTCTACAATAAAAGCGGGTTATGCGCAGCTACAGCACTCTCAGTCTCCTTATGACGCAATAGGGATTCAGAAAGCTGACAACTTGGTGGTCTCCGAGCTGAAGACTTTGTCTGAGCTGAAACAATGTTTCTTGAAGAAACAGATGGATCCAAACCCCGAGAGAACGCTGGTTCTCGCAGAGATTCAAGAGCTGAGGAGTTTACTGAAGACGTATGAGGTAATGGGGAGGAAGCTTGAGTCTCAGTGTAAGCTTAAAGACTCAGAGATTCTGTTTCTAAGAGAGAAGCTCGAAGAAACTACAAAACAGAACAAGTTAACAGAGAAGAGGCTTAACCAAAGCGGACAGCTCTGCAACCCTTTAGACAATCTTCACCTCTCTGCGCTGAATCCAACCCACTTCGTCGCTTATCTGAACCACACAGTCAAATCCATCAGAGGGTTCGTCAAGCTGATGGTCCAACAGATGAAACTCGCGGGATGGGATCTTTCAATGGCTGCTAACTCGATCCAGCCCGGTGTGGTTTATTACAAGCAAGACCACAAGTGTTTCGCTTTCGAACACTTTGTCTCTAACGTAATGTTCGAAGCTTTCCATCTACCACACTTCTCAACCGATTCAAGAAGCTTcaagaaacagagcaaaacaGAGAGGGAAGCGTTCTTTGAGAGGTTTACAGAGCTCAAGTCGATGAAAGCTAGAGATTACTTCAACGCACGGCCAAGATCAAGATTCGCTAGGTTCTGCAGAGCCAAGTTCTTGCAGGTTATACATCCGAAGATGGAGGAAGCTTTCTTCGGACACACGCACTTGAGAAACCAGGTCTCTGCTGGTGTGTTCCCGGAGACGAGCTTGTGCTCTGGGTTTCTCGAAATGGCGAAAAGGGTTTGGCTTCTGCATTGCTTGGCTCTCTCTTTTGAGCATGAAGCTGAGATCTTTAGAGTGCAGAAAGGTTGTAGATTCTCTGAAGTGTACATGAAGAGCGTTGCGGAGGAAGCGTTGGAGGAAACAGAGCAGCCACGTGTCGCGTTCACGGTGGTTCCGGGGTTTAGGGTCGGGAACAGTTTGGTACAGTGCGAGGTTTATCTCTCGGGTTCGTGA
- the LOC125577428 gene encoding F-box/kelch-repeat protein At3g17530-like, which translates to MILANLPHDLESEILARVPAKSLSQLKTTCKRWYALFNLMRIWVSNKVDEEGKELSWRKDFVLEVDFDKFQLPCEVNVASFLLNEEKKVAVFCETKATKGEEQTRIYIAGEGMYKQVCKEGSVNVTRLSYPLLLTYVPSLVCIH; encoded by the coding sequence ATGATATTAGCCAATCTTCCGCACGATTTGGAATCGGAGATACTAGCTAGGGTTCCGGCGAAGTCTCTTTCGCAACTGAAAACGACTTGCAAACGATGGTACGCTCTATTCAATTTGATGAGGATTTGGGTGAGCAATAAGGTTGATGAGGAGGGTAAAGAGTTATCGTGGAGGAAAGATTTCGTCTTGGAAGTGGATTTTGACAAGTTTCAACTCCCATGTGAGGTGAATGTGGCGAGCTTTTTGTTGAACGAGGAGAAGAAAGTGGCAGTGTTTTGTGAGACTAAAGCGACCAAGGGTGAAGAGCAGACCAGAATCTACATTGCTGGTGAGGGTATGTATAAGCAAGTCTGTAAAGAAGGTAGTGTAAATGTAACTCGTCTCAGTTATCCACTTCTCCTCACCTATGTTCCAAGCTTGGTTTGCATTCACTAA
- the LOC106374040 gene encoding uncharacterized protein LOC106374040 produces the protein MSGSDRTVSLFQQLLSLDHDTVINKGKESLSRKRKLIQQALEQSYKIVLGGADEEFGRCLAVNADEIAELRSELGNQLAEKSKNLELRGLGAVVYRVPELGDETKLKISLRSVEEEDTTVASQRFGGVGHKNASSFLLSSVELEQCKVKRNSASNTLQHN, from the exons ATGTCGGGTTCAGATCG AACAGTTTCACTGTTTCAGCAGCTGCTCTCGTTGGATCATGACACTGTGATCAACAAAGGGAAAGAGAGTTTGTCTAGGAAACGTAAACTGATTCAGCAGGCGCTGGAACAGTCTTATAAGATTGTTCTTGGAGGTGCTGATGAAGAGTTTGGTCGGTGTTTGGCTGTAAACGCAGACGAGATTGCAGAGCTTAGAAGCGAGCTAGGGAATCAATTGGCGGAGAAGAGCAAGAATCTGGAACTCAGAGGTCTTGGAGCTGTAGTTTACAGAGTCCCCGAGCTTGGGGATGAGACTAAACTGAAGATAAGCTTGAGGAgtgtggaagaagaagacacaACAGTGGCTTCACAGAGATTCGGAGGTGTTGGTCATAAAAACGCAAGCTCATTCCTGTTAAGCTCAGTGGAGTTAGAGCAATGTAAGGTGAAAAGAAACTCTGCTTCTAATACATTACAACACAACTAG
- the LOC125575129 gene encoding putative F-box/kelch-repeat protein At3g17540 isoform X2, whose amino-acid sequence MMMMMISDLPNDLESEILARVPAKSLSQLKTTCKRWYTLFKDPKFVEKNKKMSSEAARETFLLSNHEVYSIAGDLHSSGDVAQPLEFAGKLSKDLDLYTISHCDGLMLCQAKNNSSLVVWNPCTGETKMIKPRTRYQIRDRFSLGYDDSRRGYKILSGVSLRGDTYFAAGGKEMGFFLMKFDFTEERFVRLPLPFQSFDPEDTAVLSVVRDEKLSVCHQDILAWSNVMRIWVSNKVDEEGKVLSWRKDFVLTVDFDKFQLPCVVNVASFLLDEDKKVAMCCDVCDEEMKGEEKNRIYIVGEDIYKQVYNDDIVNASLLNCPLVLTYVPSLVHIH is encoded by the exons atgatgatgatgatgataagcgATCTTCCGAACGATTTGGAATCGGAGATACTAGCTAGGGTTCCGGCGAAGTCTCTTTCGCAACTGAAAACGACTTGCAAACGATGGTACACTCTATTCAAAGATCCCAAGTTcgtggagaagaacaagaagatgaGTAGTGAAGCTGCAAGAGAGACGTTTCTACTGAGCAATCACGAGGTTTACTCAATCGCCGGAGATCTCCACAGCAGCGGCGACGTCGCACAGCCTCTCGAGTTCGCCGGTAAACTCTCAAAGGACTTGGACTTGTATACGATCTCTCACTGCGACGGTTTGATGCTATGCCAAGCGAAGAATAACTCTAGCCTTGTGGTTTGGAATCCGTGTACTGGTGAAACGAAGATGATCAAACCAAGAACTCGTTACCAGATTAGAGATAGATTCTCCTTAGGATATGATGATTCTCGCCGTGGCTACAAGATCTTGAG TGGCGTGTCTTTGAGAGGAGATACTTACTTTGCTGCTGGAGGTAAAGAAATGGGTTTCTTCTTGATGAAGTTTGATTTCACGGAGGAGAGGTTCGTGCGTCTCCCTCTCCCGTTTCAGAGCTTTGATCCTGAGGACACCGCGGTTCTCTCTGTTGTTAGGGATGAGAAGCTCTCTGTGTGTCATCAGGACATTCTTGCTTGGTCCAATGTGATGAGGATTTGGGTGAGCAATAAGGTTGATGAAGAGGGGAAAGTGTTGTCGTGGAGGAAAGACTTTGTTTTGACTGTGGATTTCGATAAGTTTCAGCTCCCGTGTGTGGTGAATGTGGCGAGCTTCTTGTTGGACGAGGACAAGAAAGTGGCAATGTGTTGTGACGTTTGTGACGAAGAGATGAAGGGGGAAGAGAAGAACAGAATCTACATTGTTGGTGAGGATATCTATAAGCAAGTCTATAACGATGATATTGTGAATGCATCTCTTCTCAACTGTCCACTTGTTCTCACCTATGTTCCAAGCTTGGTTCACATTCACTAA
- the LOC125575129 gene encoding putative F-box/kelch-repeat protein At3g17540 isoform X1 has translation MMMMMISDLPNDLESEILARVPAKSLSQLKTTCKRWYTLFKDPKFVEKNKKMSSEAARETFLLSNHEVYSIAGDLHSSGDVAQPLEFAGKLSKDLDLYTISHCDGLMLCQAKNNSSLVVWNPCTGETKMIKPRTRYQIRDRFSLGYDDSRRGYKILRYGYYQNEEKVWFVECEMYDLSSDSWRFLESFAPDYGMYCSGVSLRGDTYFAAGGKEMGFFLMKFDFTEERFVRLPLPFQSFDPEDTAVLSVVRDEKLSVCHQDILAWSNVMRIWVSNKVDEEGKVLSWRKDFVLTVDFDKFQLPCVVNVASFLLDEDKKVAMCCDVCDEEMKGEEKNRIYIVGEDIYKQVYNDDIVNASLLNCPLVLTYVPSLVHIH, from the coding sequence atgatgatgatgatgataagcgATCTTCCGAACGATTTGGAATCGGAGATACTAGCTAGGGTTCCGGCGAAGTCTCTTTCGCAACTGAAAACGACTTGCAAACGATGGTACACTCTATTCAAAGATCCCAAGTTcgtggagaagaacaagaagatgaGTAGTGAAGCTGCAAGAGAGACGTTTCTACTGAGCAATCACGAGGTTTACTCAATCGCCGGAGATCTCCACAGCAGCGGCGACGTCGCACAGCCTCTCGAGTTCGCCGGTAAACTCTCAAAGGACTTGGACTTGTATACGATCTCTCACTGCGACGGTTTGATGCTATGCCAAGCGAAGAATAACTCTAGCCTTGTGGTTTGGAATCCGTGTACTGGTGAAACGAAGATGATCAAACCAAGAACTCGTTACCAGATTAGAGATAGATTCTCCTTAGGATATGATGATTCTCGCCGTGGCTACAAGATCTTGAGGTATGGCTATTATCAAAACGAGGAGAAAGTGTGGTTTGTTGAGTGTGAGATGTATGATCTTAGCTCTGATTCTTGGAGGTTTCTTGAATCGTTCGCTCCTGACTATGGCATGTATTGCAGTGGCGTGTCTTTGAGAGGAGATACTTACTTTGCTGCTGGAGGTAAAGAAATGGGTTTCTTCTTGATGAAGTTTGATTTCACGGAGGAGAGGTTCGTGCGTCTCCCTCTCCCGTTTCAGAGCTTTGATCCTGAGGACACCGCGGTTCTCTCTGTTGTTAGGGATGAGAAGCTCTCTGTGTGTCATCAGGACATTCTTGCTTGGTCCAATGTGATGAGGATTTGGGTGAGCAATAAGGTTGATGAAGAGGGGAAAGTGTTGTCGTGGAGGAAAGACTTTGTTTTGACTGTGGATTTCGATAAGTTTCAGCTCCCGTGTGTGGTGAATGTGGCGAGCTTCTTGTTGGACGAGGACAAGAAAGTGGCAATGTGTTGTGACGTTTGTGACGAAGAGATGAAGGGGGAAGAGAAGAACAGAATCTACATTGTTGGTGAGGATATCTATAAGCAAGTCTATAACGATGATATTGTGAATGCATCTCTTCTCAACTGTCCACTTGTTCTCACCTATGTTCCAAGCTTGGTTCACATTCACTAA
- the LOC106360417 gene encoding uncharacterized protein LOC106360417, translated as MNLGVKMVQKKVAVLYHYPCHDGVFAALAAHLYFAANSTPSLFFPNTVYSPITISQLPLQDISHLYLLDFTGPPGFVQQVSPKVDSVVILDHHKTAIDTLGDVSTTCKNVTKVLDITRSGATIAFDYFTQKLKEETRGNCREMSDFKRMRRVFEYIEDADIWKWKLPESKAFNSGIIDLGIEYNFNQNSSLFQQLLSLDHDSVINRGKESLCRKHKLIHEALEHSYEIVLGGAEEFGRCLAVNGDEIAELRSELGNHLAEKSKNLKLRGVGAVVYRVPELGDETKLKISLRSVAEEDTTVVSQRFGGGGHKNASSFLLSSTEFEQWKVKRNSCCNTLN; from the coding sequence ATGAATCTCGGAGTGAAGATGGTGCAGAAGAAGGTGGCGGTTCTCTACCATTACCCTTGCCATGATGGTGTATTCGCCGCCTTGGCAGCTCATCTCTACTTCGCAGCGAACTCAACCCCTTCCCTCTTCTTCCCAAACACAGTCTACTCTCCAATCACAATCAGCCAGCTTCCTCTCCAAGACATCAGCCATCTCTATCTTCTCGATTTCACAGGACCGCCTGGCTTCGTCCAACAAGTCTCTCCCAAAGTCGACAGTGTAGTCATCCTCGACCACCACAAAACTGCTATTGATACCCTCGGTGATGTCTCTACCACTTGCAAGAACGTTACCAAAGTTTTGGATATAACAAGAAGCGGTGCGACCATTGCCTTTGACTATTTTACTCAGAAGCTGAAGGAAGAGACTCGAGGAAACTGCAGAGAGATGAGTGATTTCAAGAGGATGAGGCGTGTTTTCGAGTACATTGAAGATGCTGATATCTGGAAGTGGAAGCTACCAGAAAGCAAAGCGTTCAACAGTGGGATCATAGACTTAGGGATCGAATACAATTTCAATCAGAACAGTTCACTGTTTCAGCAGCTGCTCTCGTTGGATCATGACAGTGTGATCAACAGAGGAAAAGAGAGTTTGTGTAGGAAACATAAACTGATCCACGAGGCGCTGGAACATTCCTATGAGATTGTTCTTGGAGGTGCTGAAGAGTTTGGTCGGTGTTTGGCTGTAAATGGAGACGAGATTGCCGAGCTTAGAAGCGAGCTAGGGAATCATTTGGCGGAGAAGAGCAAGAATCTGAAACTCAGAGGTGTTGGAGCTGTTGTTTACAGAGTTCCAGAGCTTGGGGATGAGACCAAACTGAAGATAAGTTTGAGGAGTGTTGCAGAAGAAGACACAACAGTGGTTTCTCAGAGATTCGGAGGTGGTGGTCATAAAAACGCAAGCTCCTTCCTGTTAAGCTCAACAGAGTTCGAGCAATGGAAAGTGAAAAGAAACTCTTGTTGTAATACATTAAACTAG
- the LOC106360415 gene encoding putative pentatricopeptide repeat-containing protein At1g53330 yields MSAVKKVSSFKLASLLRRENDPSAAITLFRNPDPESTNPQKPFRYSLLCYDLIITKLGRSKMFDELDQILLQLKNDTRIVPTEILFCNVIKYFARGRLPTRALHVFDEMPQYRCQRTMKSANSLLNALLKCGAFDESKEVLTRVGEFGKPDACTYNILINGYTQSGRFDEALKLFDEMVKKKVKPTGVTFGTIIRVLCNDLKVKEALKMKHDMLKVYGVFPTVHIYASLIKALCQVGELGLAFKLKDEVKADSAIYSTLISSLIKAGRSDEVSGILEEMREKGCEPDTVTYNVLINGFCLENDFESAYKVLDEMVEKGLKPDVISYNVILGALFRIQNWKEGAYLFEDMPRRGCVPDVLSYRIVFDGLCEGLQFEEAAVILDEMVFKGYKPRRDRLERFLQRLCESGKVEILGDVISSLNKGNAYDADFWSVTVPEVCKEPVLSDSIDLLLNKLKKECP; encoded by the coding sequence ATGTCCGCCGTGAAGAAAGTCTCCTCCTTCAAGCTCGCCTCTCTCCTCCGCCGCGAGAATGATCCATCCGCCGCCATCACGCTTTTCCGAAACCCTGATCCAGAATCAACAAACCCACAAAAACCCTTCAGATACTCGCTTCTCTGCTACGATCTCATCATCACGAAACTCGGCCGCTCCAAAATGTTCGACGAGCTTGACCAGATCCTCCTCCAGCTCAAGAATGACACTCGCATCGTCCCAACGGAGATCCTATTCTgcaacgtgatcaaatacttcgCCCGCGGAAGATTGCCAACACGTGCCCTCCACgtgttcgacgaaatgcctCAGTACCGATGCCAAAGAACAATGAAGTCAGCGAACTCTCTGTTGAACGCGCTCTTAAAGTGCGGAGCTTTCGATGAATCGAAGGAAGTTCTCACGAGGGTTGGTGAGTTCGGTAAGCCAGACGCTTGTACTTACAACATACTGATCAATGGATACACTCAGAGCGGGCGTTTCGATGAGGCCTTGAAGCTGTTCGACGAAATGGTCAAGAAGAAGGTGAAACCCACTGGTGTAACCTTTGGAACGATCATTCGTGTGTTGTGTAATGATTTGAAAGTGAAGGAAGCGTTGAAGATGAAGCACGATATGTTGAAAGTGTATGGAGTGTTTCCCACGGTACACATCTATGCATCGTTGATCAAAGCGTTGTGTCAAGTTGGTGAATTGGGTTTGGCGTTTAAGCTAAAGGATGAGGTTAAAGCAGACTCAGCCATCTACTCTACGTTGATCAGCTCGCTTATAAAAGCTGGAAGGTCAGACGAGGTGTCAGGGATCTTGGAGGAGATGAGGGAAAAGGGATGTGAACCGGATACAGTGACTTACAATGTACTGATTAATGGGTTTTGTCTTGAGAATGATTTCGAATCAGCTTATAAAGTTTTGGATGAGATGGTTGAGAAGGGTTTGAAACCAGATGTTATAAGCTACAACGTGATACTTGGCGCCTTGTTTAGAATCCAAAACTGGAAAGAAGGAGCTTACTTGTTTGAAGATATGCCTCGGAGAGGTTGCGTCCCTGATGTCTTATCGTATAGGATAGTTTTCGATGGGCTTTGTGAGGGTTTACAGTTCGAAGAAGCGGCGGTTATATTGGATGAAATGGTTTTTAAAGGGTACAAGCCTAGGAGGGATAGACTAGAGAGGTTTCTGCAAAGGCTATGTGAGAGTGGAAAGGTGGAGATTCTTGGTGATGTTATCAGTAGCTTGAATAAAGGGAATGCTTATGATGCTGACTTTTGGTCGGTTACAGTGCCTGAAGTGTGCAAAGAACCTGTTCTATCAGATTCTATTGATCTGTTGTTGAACAAATTGAAGAAAGAGTGTCCTTAA